Proteins encoded within one genomic window of Pedobacter africanus:
- a CDS encoding DUF4302 domain-containing protein — MKRFLTYAILIATMFVSGCKKNNDPVFEDPDTRLSAELAKDQALLLSAADGWLATIYPKGGKGFSFYLKFTAEGKVNMLSDFNTASAATLKESTYRLKALQRPTLIFDTYSYIHLPADPDATISGGSASTATGLASDFEFAFTEVVGDTVKFEGTFNKNAMKMVKLSNAAAQSILGGGIKTIIDDATVAVTGKILYVMLDNKQVPVSLSIPGKSTSIGGQSSSAYAFVLDGLELKTPLKYGSYTFTKVYWEPTDKYFYLLNGTTRIRIEISPAPLPLETTPALHTVLGTRWTSMRIDVANLSDLSADFKAKYNTANASLGTLGNAGRYIEYITLLFNPNGTVTFQIRYRNPSSPTSFFNADFIYNMALDANTGIARFTLAATPTGNASTIRTYVTALTDYFSGSNFKIAYIAAGAPAGATVGGFLNQTNTASFFYGVLLQ, encoded by the coding sequence ATGAAAAGATTTTTAACATATGCAATCTTGATTGCAACCATGTTTGTGTCAGGTTGTAAAAAGAACAATGATCCGGTATTTGAAGATCCGGATACAAGACTTAGTGCCGAACTGGCAAAAGACCAGGCATTGCTGCTTTCTGCTGCTGATGGCTGGTTGGCTACAATTTATCCAAAAGGTGGAAAAGGCTTTTCTTTCTACCTTAAATTTACAGCAGAGGGTAAGGTGAACATGTTGTCGGACTTTAATACAGCTTCCGCTGCAACATTGAAAGAAAGTACCTACAGGTTAAAAGCCCTGCAGCGGCCAACGCTGATATTTGATACCTATAGCTATATTCATTTACCGGCCGATCCGGATGCAACTATAAGCGGAGGCAGTGCAAGTACCGCAACCGGACTTGCTTCCGATTTTGAATTCGCATTTACAGAAGTTGTTGGGGATACAGTTAAGTTTGAAGGTACTTTTAATAAGAACGCCATGAAGATGGTGAAATTGTCGAACGCAGCAGCACAAAGTATCCTGGGTGGAGGAATTAAAACGATTATTGACGATGCTACTGTCGCGGTAACAGGAAAGATACTATATGTAATGCTTGATAACAAACAGGTTCCTGTATCGTTGAGTATCCCAGGGAAGTCGACTTCTATAGGTGGGCAATCCAGTTCCGCTTATGCTTTTGTTTTGGATGGATTAGAACTAAAAACTCCACTTAAATACGGTAGCTATACTTTTACGAAAGTGTATTGGGAGCCAACAGATAAGTATTTTTATTTATTGAATGGAACTACCAGGATCAGAATAGAGATTTCTCCTGCGCCGCTTCCTTTAGAAACAACACCAGCTTTGCACACAGTTCTGGGAACCCGATGGACTTCCATGCGGATTGATGTGGCAAATTTATCAGACCTTTCTGCAGATTTTAAAGCGAAATACAATACGGCAAATGCTTCTCTTGGGACTTTGGGCAACGCGGGACGCTATATTGAATATATAACGTTATTGTTTAATCCTAATGGAACAGTAACTTTCCAGATTAGGTATAGAAACCCAAGTAGTCCAACCAGTTTCTTTAATGCAGATTTTATCTATAATATGGCATTGGATGCCAATACTGGAATTGCGAGGTTTACCCTGGCTGCAACGCCTACAGGAAACGCCAGTACCATCAGAACTTATGTAACCGCATTAACGGATTATTTTTCAGGATCTAATTTTAAAATTGCTTACATAGCAGCCGGAGCTCCTGCAGGTGCAACGGTAGGTGGCTTTTTAAATCAAACCAATACGGCATCATTCTTTTACGGAGTTTTGTTGCAGTAA
- a CDS encoding zinc-binding metallopeptidase, producing the protein MKIRYTLLLMLLFGVILSCKKSENLDREIVGLGGDTWTESTLDKWLFTNFTDPYNINVKYRWDGAEYDRDKTLIPPKIDRVQPLMEMVRSAWIDPYTAEVGQNFIKKYAPKNYVLVGSLQYNAGGTVTLGEAEGGIKVTLFNVNNFDKTNRAVSQRVLKTIHHEFTHILNQTISFQKEFPQITPAGYTADWNNTTLVEANNGGFISQYSQASPDEDFAEMTSIMLTEGKSSYDAIVNSIVVPKLDSIPDPANPPFIIVREMPNATAQGNIRKKELSVITYFKQNYGVDFAKVQNKVNYALSQGAPIELSTLFGNRKKFTSVAVDPNNVPGMSASFMTTWETAKTGLAAVGGAGRILGNFVLFFYPRAGELVLRVNYTNATGSPFIAHFAYKVTYNASQQMTLTYVRRDGNADVIAPGVVALTNYLTTGSFALSWRYDANLLEYGQWTKVSDPASSFFGTLGVIKY; encoded by the coding sequence ATGAAAATAAGATATACCCTATTGCTTATGTTACTTTTTGGGGTAATACTAAGCTGTAAAAAAAGTGAAAATCTGGACAGGGAGATTGTTGGCCTGGGTGGCGATACCTGGACAGAGAGTACACTTGATAAATGGCTGTTCACCAATTTTACCGATCCGTATAACATCAATGTAAAATACAGGTGGGATGGTGCCGAGTACGACAGGGACAAAACATTAATCCCACCAAAAATAGACCGGGTGCAGCCTTTAATGGAAATGGTAAGGTCGGCATGGATTGATCCCTATACCGCCGAAGTGGGGCAAAATTTTATTAAAAAATATGCGCCAAAAAACTATGTGCTGGTAGGTAGCCTTCAATACAATGCCGGTGGAACGGTTACATTAGGCGAGGCCGAAGGCGGTATTAAAGTAACCCTTTTTAATGTCAATAATTTTGACAAAACCAACAGGGCAGTTTCGCAAAGGGTCTTAAAAACCATTCACCATGAGTTTACCCATATTTTAAACCAGACCATCAGCTTTCAGAAGGAGTTTCCGCAAATTACTCCGGCAGGTTATACGGCCGACTGGAATAACACCACTCTGGTTGAAGCTAACAACGGAGGTTTTATTTCACAGTATTCGCAAGCATCACCCGACGAAGATTTTGCAGAGATGACTTCCATTATGCTTACCGAAGGAAAGTCATCGTATGATGCCATTGTGAATAGCATTGTAGTGCCTAAGCTCGATTCCATTCCCGATCCGGCCAATCCTCCTTTTATCATTGTAAGGGAAATGCCAAACGCTACAGCACAAGGTAATATCAGAAAAAAGGAACTGAGTGTAATTACTTATTTCAAGCAAAATTATGGTGTTGATTTTGCCAAAGTTCAAAATAAGGTAAACTATGCCCTTTCGCAGGGCGCCCCAATTGAATTGTCAACCCTTTTTGGCAATCGCAAAAAGTTCACTTCAGTTGCTGTTGATCCGAACAATGTACCTGGCATGTCAGCAAGTTTCATGACTACCTGGGAAACGGCAAAAACAGGCCTGGCAGCTGTTGGTGGTGCAGGAAGGATATTGGGCAATTTTGTATTGTTCTTCTATCCAAGGGCAGGAGAGCTGGTGCTGCGTGTAAATTATACAAATGCTACAGGTTCACCGTTTATTGCCCATTTTGCGTATAAGGTAACTTACAATGCCAGTCAGCAAATGACGCTTACTTATGTAAGGCGTGATGGCAATGCCGATGTTATTGCACCAGGTGTGGTGGCCCTCACAAATTACCTCACTACGGGTAGTTTTGCGTTGAGCTGGCGTTATGATGCCAACTTGCTTGAGTACGGACAATGGACCAAAGTTTCAGATCCGGCATCGTCCTTTTTTGGAACCCTGGGCGTAATTAAATACTAA
- a CDS encoding RagB/SusD family nutrient uptake outer membrane protein produces MKKYTIYLLTLLACIGSGCNKYLDQAPDDRTKLNTPAKVSELLVTAYPRGNYFLLAESMSDIPSFVSTAGIDFPVNQDGYFWRDTQATDQDSPTYYWNACYTAIAAANQALDAIAKAADKQAYSGQKGEALVARAYAHFMLVTLFSKCYDPATAETDMGIPYVTEPENVVFKNYDRKTVAYTYQQIEKDLLEGIPLINDNYTVPAYHFTRKAAYAFACRYYLFKRDPAKVIEYAGLAFPGNNFAENVRPWKSYADFSVEQQETAFTNATNPGNLLICETVSRLGRNYKRPVYSINQNRLNLILAPVGTSLNAYRIYSNSSTYYYLLKFVEHFVRTNINATTGTGYTMVPVLTTEEVLLNRAEAYIMQGKYTEALADMNTLISTRVTNYIPATHNFTETKIKAYYTSTTETKQAYLNALLDLKKAEFVHEGMRWMDILRHKLPVVHRNAAGEEFKLAEDDGRKLWQIPPQVTLSGITQNPR; encoded by the coding sequence ATGAAAAAATATACAATATATCTACTGACGTTGCTGGCGTGTATTGGATCGGGATGCAATAAATACCTTGACCAGGCACCCGATGACCGCACCAAGCTAAACACACCGGCCAAGGTATCCGAACTGCTGGTTACTGCATATCCGCGTGGAAATTACTTTCTGCTGGCCGAGTCCATGTCAGATATCCCTTCCTTTGTAAGTACCGCAGGTATAGACTTTCCTGTAAACCAGGATGGTTATTTCTGGAGGGATACCCAGGCTACAGATCAGGATAGTCCTACTTATTATTGGAATGCCTGTTATACTGCTATAGCAGCGGCTAACCAGGCACTTGATGCCATTGCTAAAGCTGCCGATAAACAAGCCTATAGCGGCCAAAAGGGCGAAGCTTTGGTGGCCCGTGCTTATGCACATTTTATGCTGGTTACTTTGTTTTCCAAATGCTATGACCCTGCAACGGCCGAAACCGATATGGGTATCCCTTATGTTACTGAGCCCGAGAATGTGGTATTTAAAAATTATGACCGCAAAACAGTGGCCTATACCTATCAGCAAATTGAAAAAGACCTGTTGGAAGGTATTCCGCTCATCAACGACAATTATACCGTTCCGGCCTATCACTTTACCCGTAAAGCAGCTTACGCTTTTGCCTGTCGTTATTATCTCTTCAAAAGAGATCCGGCTAAGGTAATTGAATACGCCGGCCTTGCTTTTCCAGGGAATAACTTTGCTGAGAACGTAAGACCCTGGAAATCTTATGCTGATTTTAGTGTGGAGCAACAGGAAACAGCATTTACCAACGCTACCAATCCCGGTAACCTGTTAATCTGCGAAACCGTTTCCAGGCTGGGAAGGAATTATAAAAGACCGGTTTATTCCATAAACCAGAACCGGTTGAATTTGATTCTGGCGCCTGTTGGTACAAGCCTGAACGCCTATAGGATTTATTCCAATTCGTCTACATACTACTATTTACTAAAGTTTGTAGAACACTTTGTGCGTACCAATATCAATGCAACTACCGGAACAGGTTATACCATGGTGCCGGTACTTACTACCGAAGAGGTGTTGTTGAACCGTGCCGAAGCTTATATTATGCAGGGTAAATATACTGAAGCATTGGCAGATATGAATACATTGATCAGTACAAGGGTAACCAATTACATTCCTGCTACACATAATTTTACAGAAACCAAGATCAAGGCTTATTATACCAGCACAACAGAGACTAAGCAAGCTTATTTGAATGCTTTGCTTGATTTGAAGAAAGCGGAATTTGTACATGAGGGAATGCGCTGGATGGATATTTTAAGGCACAAACTGCCTGTTGTTCATAGAAATGCTGCTGGTGAAGAGTTCAAACTGGCTGAAGATGATGGCAGGAAGTTATGGCAGATTCCACCGCAGGTAACCTTATCCGGGATTACACAAAACCCACGTTAA
- a CDS encoding SusC/RagA family TonB-linked outer membrane protein — translation MKITTLLLFVFMTCVYGNGRAQKVTLSLRNAKLEDVLKEINKQTSFSFLYKDALIRGADRVDLKLEDASLQDALSRLLGNRKMTFKIINKTIIISSLSEGALGNVQQNQVKGTVKNAEGEPLIGASVLVKGTSTGVTANAEGEFSINAAANATLIARFIGYKTKEVQVDGRKNISIVLESESNTLNAVSVVATGFQNINKKLFTGAATTISGTDVKQDGVIDISRMLEGKVAGVSVQNVSGTFGTAPKIRVRGATSISGENKPLWVVDGVVLEDVVNISNDQLSSGDATTLLGSSVAGINADDIESFNILKDASATALYGARAMNGVVVITTKKGKAGNTAVSYSGNFSSFLKPSYSTFNIMNSADQMSLYAEVYRKGGLTPNIANGMNGGVFAKMYQQINAFDASTGQFGVVNTAEGRSAFLKRYALANTDWFDVLFKNSFVQEHSVSVSSGSEKSQHYFSLGYYNDQGWTIGDKAKRYTMNLRGNYNLSPKLTVGILGTGALRTQRAPGTLGRSSNVVEGKYTRDFDINPFSYALNTSRTMTPYDENGNLEYFTRNYAPFNIIEELNNNYIDLDMMDLKMQGELNYKFMKNFEFKSVGALRYVKSTREHKITEYSNMANAYRYAPNSVIANANIFLYNDPDRPEIIDREVVLPQGGFYNRNDDNLMSYDIRNQIDWKQKFGKHDVSAFIGQQTKFADRQNSYNNGYGYQYDKGGVPFTDYRIIKMLLEGNYNYFGRNRFYDRYAAFFMNANYAYDSKYIFTGTVRYDGGNRMGESSTARWLPTWTLSGAWNMDEEEFIKKLDAISYLKLRGGYGLTASLGDASNSSVVLLNSTTRRPRLAEVEPRIVMDALENSELTWEKQYEANAGVDLGLLNNRLNFSFDYYRRNGFDLIGDVVTSGIGGESVKTANYADMKSHGVEVTLGGTPFRTTDFSWTSSLTFGYNKNKITNLKSKPRIYDLIIAEGGPAEGGAVRGLYSIDFQKLDKVGVPTFIDEEGKPNRAVYVQSTNTQYLKYEGPVDPLYTGGFSNTFKYKDFTVNLFVSYQAGNKIRLNNVFATAYNDNDALPNEFLDRWTLPGDENLTNTPSIADYLVRKDLNGLYPYTAYNYSSDRVADGSFVRLKQVSVAYNLPKKYSNVLGVNSMSLKLQGNNVWLMYADKKLKGQDPEFFGSGGVALPIPRQITLSLKVGF, via the coding sequence ATGAAAATAACAACATTGTTATTGTTTGTTTTTATGACCTGTGTATATGGTAACGGAAGGGCGCAAAAAGTGACCCTATCCCTACGCAATGCCAAACTTGAAGACGTTCTCAAAGAGATCAACAAACAAACCAGTTTTAGCTTCCTCTATAAGGATGCGCTAATCAGGGGTGCCGATCGGGTAGATCTGAAGCTGGAAGATGCAAGCCTGCAGGATGCTTTGTCCAGATTGCTGGGAAACAGAAAGATGACCTTTAAGATCATTAACAAAACAATTATCATCAGTTCCCTGTCAGAAGGGGCGTTGGGCAATGTGCAGCAAAACCAGGTCAAAGGTACAGTAAAGAATGCCGAAGGAGAGCCGCTTATAGGGGCCTCCGTGCTGGTTAAGGGTACCAGTACTGGTGTAACAGCAAATGCCGAGGGCGAGTTTAGCATCAATGCGGCCGCAAATGCCACATTGATTGCGCGGTTTATTGGCTACAAAACAAAAGAGGTACAGGTTGATGGGCGTAAGAACATCAGCATCGTGCTCGAGAGCGAAAGCAACACGCTCAATGCCGTTAGCGTAGTAGCTACCGGGTTTCAGAACATCAATAAGAAATTGTTTACAGGGGCAGCCACAACCATCAGCGGTACAGACGTAAAGCAGGATGGGGTAATAGACATTAGCCGTATGCTCGAAGGTAAAGTAGCCGGGGTTTCGGTACAAAATGTTTCAGGTACATTTGGTACAGCGCCAAAAATCAGGGTGCGCGGGGCAACTTCAATATCGGGCGAAAATAAGCCACTGTGGGTAGTAGATGGAGTGGTGTTGGAGGATGTAGTCAACATCTCCAACGACCAGCTGTCCAGTGGTGATGCCACGACCTTGCTCGGCTCATCTGTGGCGGGTATTAATGCCGACGATATTGAGAGTTTTAATATACTCAAAGATGCCTCTGCAACTGCACTGTACGGAGCGCGGGCGATGAACGGTGTGGTAGTAATTACAACCAAGAAAGGTAAGGCCGGTAATACTGCGGTAAGTTACAGTGGTAACTTCTCATCTTTCCTGAAACCAAGCTATAGCACCTTCAACATCATGAATTCTGCCGACCAGATGTCGCTCTATGCCGAGGTTTACCGTAAAGGCGGATTGACGCCTAATATTGCCAACGGCATGAACGGGGGCGTATTTGCAAAAATGTACCAGCAAATCAATGCTTTTGATGCCAGCACAGGTCAGTTTGGCGTGGTAAATACTGCCGAAGGCCGTTCTGCATTCTTAAAGAGGTATGCCCTGGCTAATACGGACTGGTTTGATGTATTGTTTAAAAACTCCTTTGTTCAGGAACATTCGGTGAGCGTATCCTCAGGGTCAGAAAAATCACAGCATTATTTTTCTCTGGGCTATTATAATGACCAGGGTTGGACCATAGGAGATAAAGCCAAAAGATATACAATGAACTTAAGGGGCAATTATAACCTGTCGCCCAAGTTAACTGTAGGGATACTGGGTACAGGGGCACTGCGAACCCAAAGGGCGCCGGGCACACTTGGCCGCAGCAGTAATGTGGTAGAAGGTAAATACACCCGTGATTTCGACATCAACCCTTTTAGTTATGCTTTGAATACCAGCCGCACCATGACCCCTTATGATGAAAACGGCAATCTGGAGTATTTTACCCGCAACTATGCCCCCTTTAACATTATTGAGGAATTGAACAATAATTATATCGATCTCGATATGATGGACCTTAAAATGCAGGGCGAATTAAATTATAAATTCATGAAGAATTTTGAATTTAAATCGGTTGGTGCCTTGCGTTATGTAAAGAGTACCCGTGAGCATAAGATTACCGAATATTCCAACATGGCTAATGCCTATAGGTATGCGCCAAACTCAGTCATCGCTAATGCCAATATCTTCCTGTATAATGATCCGGACCGTCCTGAAATTATTGACCGGGAGGTTGTTTTACCACAAGGAGGTTTTTATAACAGGAATGATGACAACTTGATGAGTTATGACATCAGAAACCAGATTGATTGGAAACAGAAATTCGGCAAACACGATGTCAGTGCATTTATAGGACAACAAACCAAGTTCGCCGACCGCCAAAACAGTTATAACAATGGTTATGGTTACCAGTATGATAAAGGGGGTGTTCCATTTACAGACTACCGCATCATTAAAATGTTGCTGGAGGGGAATTACAACTACTTTGGCCGGAACAGATTTTACGATCGTTACGCTGCGTTCTTCATGAATGCGAATTACGCATATGATTCCAAATATATTTTTACCGGTACTGTAAGATATGATGGAGGTAACCGTATGGGCGAATCGTCGACTGCCAGATGGCTGCCTACCTGGACGCTAAGTGGGGCATGGAATATGGATGAGGAGGAGTTCATTAAAAAGCTTGACGCAATCAGCTACTTAAAACTTCGTGGTGGATATGGACTGACAGCCAGTTTGGGAGATGCAAGCAATTCATCGGTAGTTTTATTGAACAGTACCACCCGAAGGCCGCGTTTGGCGGAAGTAGAACCCCGGATTGTTATGGATGCGCTGGAGAACTCAGAGTTAACCTGGGAAAAACAATATGAGGCAAATGCAGGTGTTGACCTGGGTTTACTCAATAACCGTTTAAATTTCTCCTTTGATTACTACAGACGCAATGGTTTTGACCTGATAGGCGATGTGGTAACTTCGGGGATAGGTGGCGAATCGGTTAAAACAGCCAATTATGCTGACATGAAATCCCATGGGGTAGAGGTTACTTTAGGTGGCACACCATTTAGAACAACCGACTTCAGCTGGACTTCCAGTTTAACTTTTGGTTACAATAAAAATAAGATCACCAACTTAAAAAGTAAACCAAGGATTTATGATCTTATCATAGCTGAAGGTGGACCTGCAGAAGGAGGTGCTGTAAGAGGATTGTATTCCATCGATTTCCAAAAATTAGATAAGGTAGGGGTGCCTACATTTATTGATGAAGAAGGCAAGCCGAACAGGGCAGTATATGTTCAAAGCACCAACACCCAATATTTAAAATATGAAGGGCCTGTTGATCCGTTATATACCGGAGGGTTTAGCAATACATTTAAGTATAAAGACTTTACGGTTAACTTGTTTGTGTCTTACCAGGCAGGCAATAAGATCAGGCTTAACAATGTTTTTGCAACAGCTTATAATGATAATGATGCCCTGCCAAATGAATTTTTGGACCGTTGGACTTTACCCGGAGATGAAAACCTGACCAATACCCCTTCTATTGCCGATTACCTGGTTAGAAAAGATTTGAATGGTCTTTACCCTTATACGGCCTATAACTACTCAAGCGATCGTGTGGCAGATGGTTCCTTTGTAAGGTTAAAACAAGTATCAGTAGCGTATAACCTGCCTAAAAAATATAGCAATGTATTGGGGGTAAACTCTATGTCGCTTAAACTGCAAGGGAACAATGTGTGGCTGATGTATGCTGATAAGAAATTGAAAGGCCAGGACCCTGAATTTTTTGGTTCAGGGGGGGTAGCCCTTCCTATTCCAAGGCAAATCACATTGTCGTTAAAGGTTGGATTTTAA
- a CDS encoding FecR family protein, translated as MDRNTFDIANILARKYRKETLSVAEEQMLESWRESNPRNGQLFAELMAKEDPLEMAWLEQIDEDQAWERIKQKGKFKGKKVWGWAVAASVAILLSFSLYFILNNKDHSAAQRFVESKDEKYNNDILPANLGAKIILASGKEIKVSDTLNVPEHGELVIADAQNGPQTSNTLLLNTLVVPAANFFKLTLGDGTLVWVNSNSRLQFPSQFSSKERRVYLSGEAYFEVAKDRGRPFFVETGSVKVRVLGTHFNVSAYNSNNVKTSLAEGAVEVSGNSGAVVIAPGQSAEWNSQNLRVGVANLQKDLAWKNNEFYFKGDNIVSIAHQLQVWYDLDITLSEDLSLTETYTGQIRRDVRLSEVLKMLELVSDLDFKLNENKLLIINKKAKTMK; from the coding sequence ATGGATAGGAACACTTTTGATATCGCAAATATTCTGGCCAGAAAATATAGAAAGGAAACACTTTCTGTAGCAGAAGAACAAATGCTGGAGTCCTGGCGGGAATCAAACCCCCGGAACGGGCAGTTGTTTGCCGAGCTGATGGCTAAAGAGGACCCCCTGGAAATGGCCTGGCTCGAGCAGATCGATGAGGACCAGGCCTGGGAGCGTATCAAACAAAAAGGAAAATTTAAAGGAAAAAAAGTTTGGGGCTGGGCTGTCGCTGCTTCAGTTGCCATCCTGTTGTCGTTCAGCTTGTACTTTATATTGAACAACAAAGACCATAGTGCAGCTCAAAGATTTGTAGAGAGCAAAGACGAAAAATACAACAACGATATTCTGCCGGCCAACCTGGGCGCAAAGATTATACTTGCCAGTGGTAAGGAAATTAAGGTTAGTGATACCCTCAATGTTCCGGAACACGGAGAATTGGTTATCGCCGATGCTCAAAACGGGCCTCAGACTAGTAACACCTTATTGTTGAACACCTTGGTGGTCCCGGCGGCCAACTTTTTCAAGCTTACCTTGGGCGATGGCACCCTGGTTTGGGTAAATTCCAACAGCAGGCTGCAGTTTCCATCCCAGTTCAGCAGCAAAGAGCGCAGGGTTTATCTAAGCGGAGAAGCCTATTTCGAGGTTGCCAAAGACAGGGGGCGCCCATTTTTTGTAGAAACCGGAAGTGTAAAAGTACGGGTTTTGGGCACCCATTTTAATGTCTCGGCCTATAACAGCAATAACGTTAAAACATCGCTGGCCGAGGGTGCTGTAGAGGTTTCAGGAAACTCCGGTGCTGTGGTTATCGCTCCGGGGCAAAGCGCCGAATGGAATAGCCAGAACCTGCGTGTAGGGGTTGCTAACCTGCAGAAAGACCTGGCCTGGAAAAACAATGAATTTTATTTTAAGGGCGATAACATTGTCAGTATAGCCCATCAGCTGCAGGTTTGGTACGATCTGGACATCACACTTTCCGAAGATCTGTCACTCACAGAAACCTACACCGGCCAAATCCGCAGGGATGTTCGCTTATCAGAGGTATTAAAGATGCTGGAACTTGTAAGCGATCTTGATTTTAAACTGAATGAGAATAAATTATTAATCATTAACAAAAAAGCGAAAACCATGAAGTAA